From Corynebacterium aquatimens:
AGCCCAAGTTGGTGATCGGTGCCATCGCTGGAGCGATCACGAGCGTGCCTGCAGCCAAGCCAATGGCGGTACCCCACGCGAGGCCAGAAATCATCCATCCCGCTTTGCCGGAAGAGCGTTTAGACATTGATGCGCCTACTTTCTAACCGGGTGCCGGCTATCGGGACGGGTTGAACCAGCCCTGCACGTGGAGGGCGAAGTTATTCCAGGTGTCAATGAGGTTATCGTTGAAGCTGCCGTTACCGGTCAGCCCCACGACTAGGATGACGGTCGCGAGCGCCACCAAAATGCCCAGGATTGCCCATGCCCATGCGAATCCACCCGCGTTGGACGGGCGGTACAGGGACTCAATGACCGCAGCGTCCACGATGCGGTAACCGCCCTTGAGGCGAGTGAGTGCCGCGGCCGGGGTTGCGGACTCTTCCAGCGCGAAGATGCTGTCTAGATCCAGCTCATCGCCAACGGTGACGATGATTTCGGAGTTGTGGAACACGGCGAGCAAGATCGCCAGGTCAGTCGCAGAATCTGTTGCGGCCGGGAAAGTTCGCGCGCCAACGCCTAGGTCTTGGATGCGCTCCAGACCAGCCGCGTGCCCGTCAGGGTCAGCGGGCAAGATCACCTTCGCATCGCCGCGGAGGTTGTCGGCGGAGATCTCCGCCGGGTCACCCACGATGAGATCGCAGGAGTAGCCCAGGTCCAACAGCGTGTCCGCAGCAGCGCCAACACCAATGATCACGGGCTGGAACTCGCGGATAAAGTGGCGCAGGTTGCCAATTTTCTCGCGCGTGTCCACCGCGGGGCTGACCACTAAGACCTTGCGGCCGTCCATCATGTCGCCGAGGTCGGGCACGCCCACGCCGTCGACAAGCAATGGCGATTCAGCGTGAATGAACTCGGTGGTGTTGCCGAAGAACGCCTCCATGTTCTCCACGAGGTTACGCTGCGCAACGTCGTACGCATCATCCGCAACATCACGCTCCACCGGCGCTGCTTCGGCTACGAGCTTCTTGCCCACGTAAATGTCGCCGCTGGGGTGCACCGCACCCTTCTTGCCATCGCGGAACGCGCCGCGCAGCTCCGTGCTGGCGTTTTCAAACAGCGGGATGTCCGCGTCCATTAGCAGCAGAGGACCGTAATTAGGCATCTTGCCCGTGGAGAACTGCGCGAAGTTAATCACCGCGGCCGGACGGGCGTCGGCCAAGAACTGCGCCTCGCGGCGGCTCATATCCGGCGAGTCAACAACGGCGATGTCCCCCGCGCCGAGCTTGCGTAGGCCCCTGCCCTTGCCCTGCGGAGTGCAGTCACGAAGGTTGCCCCCGCGCACGCCGGTACGGCCTTCGGTGTCGGAAGATGGTGAAAAGACGCTCATGCGCGCAATTCTTACCGACGACGTGGCGAAATTAAGGGAGGCGCGCCGTCACTTAACCCTTCGGATTCTCAGCAGCTTCCGTCTCCCGCACGTCAACGCGCGCCTTTTCCAACAGTTCCTTCGCGTGCGCGCGCCCCGTCTCCGAATCCTCCATGCCCGCCAGCATGCGGGCCAGTTCCTCTACCCGTTCCTCATCGCTCAGTTGCACGACCCCCGATGTGACCGAGGAGTCGCCTACGTTCTTTGACACGTGAAGGTGCGCGTCAGCGTACGCCGCTACCTGCGGTAAGTGAGTGACCACGATGACTTGGTTGCGGCGCGCAAGGCGTGCGAGCCGTTTCCCGATCTCCACCGCGGCGCGGCCACCCACGCCTGCGTCGACCTCATCAAAGACCATCGTGTGGCCACTGCGGTGCGTGGAAAGCACCACCTCAAGAGCCAGCATGACGCGCGAAAGCTCACCGCCCGAGGCACTCGTTGCCAGCGGCTGCGGCTCCGCCGTCGCATTGGGCGCGAGCCGCAGTTCCACCACGTCCGCCCCATCCGGGCCTGGCTCCCGCGGTTCAACAACCACAGCGATGCGGGCCTTCGGCATAGCCAAACCACGCAATTCCGCAGTCACGGCTTTTTCCAGATCGTTCGCCGCACGGGTCCGCGCCGCAGTGAGTTTCTTCGCCCGCGCGGCCATCTGCTTCTCCGCATCACGCACGGCAGCAGCAAGCTTTTCGACGGCTTCCGCGGACGTATCGATTTTGTCCAGTCGCGCCAAGGCCTTGTCCCGCCATGCAAGAACCCCGTCGATATCGGGGGCGTACTTACGCGTCAGGGTTTTCAACTCCTGCTGGCGGGTCAGCAACGTATCCAGCTCCCCTGGATCACTGGGCAGCCCAGCGAGGTAGCGGCCAAGCTCGCCGGAAATATCCGATAGCTCCGACGCCACCTCGCTTAGCCGTTCGCCGAGCTCTTTGAGGGCTTCATCGCTTGACGACGACAGCGCGCCACTAGCGTGGCCGATCAAAGTTGATGCCGGTTCTTCTTCCCCATAGCCGCCACCGGAGGGATCCCCGTCGAGCGCGGTCAGCGCTAGAGTCGCTGCGTCATGCAGTGCATCCACGTCTTGGAGCCGCTTAATCGTTGCAATGAGTTCTTCGTCTTCACCGGCGACAGGTTCCACGGCGTTAATCTCATCCACCGCAAAGCGAAGACGATCGACCTCCTGCTCCAACTCCCGGCGTTGCTCCGTGCGCTGGCGCAGATCCTTGGCCAGCTCGCGCCACGTTGACCACGCCGAAACATAGCCGTCACGGATTGCTTCAATCTCCGGGGCGAACGCATCTAAGGCACCCAACTGCTCCGCCGGTGCAAGCAAGCGCAGCTGGTCGTTCTGGCCATGAATGGTGAGCAACCGGGACGTGATCTCCCCCAAAGTTCCCGCCGGCACCGTTCTGCCCCCGAGGTGCGCGCGGGAACGCCCCGTCGCTTTCACCGATCTGGCCGCCACATATTCGCGATGGTGACCGTCACCGGAATCATCCGCTTGTGCGCCGGTTTCCGCGATCGCCGACATGAGCGCGGTGTCGTCTTCATCAACAGCGAAGACTCCCTCAACGACAGCCTGGTCAGAACCAGTTCTTACTTTCGAGGAATCCGCCTTGCCGCCGGACAACAACCGCAAGCCCGTGACCACCATGGTCTTACCAGCACCCGTCTCACCAGTGAGCACGGTCAGCCCAGGAGAGAACTCCACCTGCGCGTGCGGAATGACTCCCAAGTTGGTGATAGATATATCGAGAAGCATCTGTCTTTAAGCTGTCCGCGCTGCTTAGGCTCCGGGCCCGCGCCACCCGTACACAGGCAGCCGCAGCTTGTTCACTAACCGGTCCGTAAACGGCGAGTCATCCAACCGCACCAAACGCACGGGCTTGCTGCCGCGCACAACCTCCAAGCGCGACCCGGGCGGCATGGGGATATGACGAAAACCGTCGAGGATGACGTCTGCCGGGCTCGTTGTCACCAATGACTCCACCGCGACAGTGGAACTGGGCGATACCACCAACGGCTTAGTAAACAGCGCGTGAGCGTTGTTGGGAACCACCAAGATCGCATCCAACTCCGGCCACAACACCGGCCCTCCCGCGGAGAAGGCGTACGCCGTGGATCCGGTCGGCGTAGAAATCAACACGCCATCGCACCCAAACGAGGACACCGGGCGGAAGTCAACCTCCAAAATCGCGTCCAAGACGCCGCGCCGGTCCTGATTTTCCAAGCTTGCCTCGTTGAGCGCCCAGCCTTCACCGAGCAGCCTGCCGTATCCGTCATGCACCGTGACATCAATGGTCATTCGAGCCGCCACGCTGTACGACCGCTCAATCACGCGCCGAATCGCTGATTCCAAGCTATCGGCTTCCCACTCCGCCAGAAATCCAATGTGCCCCAAGTTGATACCCAGCACCGGAACGTCCTGGGCGCGGGCCACATCCGCGGCGCGGAGGAACGTACCATCACCGCCCAGCACCAACACGAGCTCACACCCAGTCGCTGCGGTATCACTCGGCTTCACTGTCTCAAGCCTCTGCAAAACCGGGTAGTTGTGCAAAAACGGTAATTCTTTCTCCGCCATGAGGCGGACCTCAATACCGGCCTTGATCATCAGCTCGGAAGCACGCGCGGCGGAGGCAATGTTGCCCTCACGGCGGGCATGCGGAACCAGCAGAACGCGGCGATTGAGGTTATCCACGCTATCCATCAGTTCTGCGGTCCTTCCTTTACTGCACGCGCCACCATGTCAACCAGTTCTTCGTTGCTGGGCGCACTGGCACCACCATCCTTGGTGAGCCACAGAAAGTATTCTACGTTGCCGCTCGGACCGGGAAGCGGCGACGCTGTCACTGCACGCGTACTCAGCCCCAAAGACTTGGCAAAAAGCGCAACGGAAGCGGTCACTTCCTGGCGCAGTTCCGCAGACCGCACCACGCCCCCGCTGCCCAATCGGTCTTTGCCAACCTCAAACTGCGGCTTGACCATTGGCAGCAACTGCGCGCCTTCAGCCATGCACGACGCGATGGCCGGAAGCACGAGTTCTAATGAGATGAAGGAGAGGTCCCCGACCATGAGATCCGCGGACCCTCCGATCAGCTCCGGGGTGAGGTGCCGGACGTTCGTGCGATCAAGCACGGTGACGCGGGGATCATTCTGCAAACGCCACACGAGCTGGCCATAGCCAACATCCACAGCCACTACTTCCGAAGCTCCACGCGCAAGAAGCACGTCAGTGAACCCGCCTGTTGATGCACCCGCATCAAGGGCGCGGCACCCCGTAATGTCTAGTCCCAGTGGCTCGAAGACGTCGAGCGCACCCAACAGCTTGTGTGCGCCACGTGATGCCCATTCATCAGCATCCTCAAGGTTCACCTTGATTGATGCATCCGGCGCCACCACCGTTGCCGGCTTGGTAGCAGCGAAACCACCAACCTCAACGCGTCCCTCTTTGATCCACTCCACCGCTTGCTCGCGGGAACGCGCAATCTTCCTACGCACTAACTCCGCATCAAGGCGCCGACGTGCAGGCGGCATAGCATCTCCTCCATCCGAAAACTCCCGGCTACTGTTCGCATTCCTGGGCAGTAAGGTGCGTTGTGCTCAGCTGTCTTCAACACTAAGGGCTTCGCGCAACACCTCGTGTGCTGCGGCGCATTGAGCTAATTCGCCCTCCAGCTCATGCGGTTCTTCCGCAAAGGCTTCGGCAAATCGCGCAGTGATGCGCTCCGGTGTCGCTAGCGCACCACCATCCGTATCTACCACCAGGATTCAACCGCCTTGCGTGCGGAAGGCGATTGCGCCTCCACCGTGAACTCCGGGGTGGGATCGCCACTCCCATCAGCCGTATCCTCCGCCCACGCCGCGGCTAGAACCGTCCGCAATGCCTGGATCGGCGTGGAATCACCATCACCACCAGCTAACACAACGGTGCGCTGCGTGGTTCCAGACGACGCTGGATTTACTGACGCGGTGAACCCGCCTTGCGGTTGCGGTGCAAGATCAGCAGCCGACTCGCTCAACGCCGTCATGTTCTCTGCAATGAACGTGGGCCGCTGGGATACCGGTGCGTTAAGCAGTGCCCACGGTCCAGACACTCCGGTGAGTACATGCAGCGTATCCATCCCGGCAGCAACCCCGCCAGCGATGTCCGTATCCAACCGATCACCAACAACAAGGGGGCGCTGGCTACCAAGCGTCTGCTGCGCAATCTCAAACATTGCCGGACCAGGTTTGCCCGCGGCCTGCGGAACCACGCCAGTAGCGTTGGTCACTGCAGCGACCATAGACCCGTTGCCCAGCGCCATGCCACGGGCAGTCGGAAGCGTGGAATCAAGGTTCGATGCAAGATAACGCGCACCAGCATTGATTGCTAGAACAGCTTCGGCGAGCGTACGCCACCCGTTATCAGGATGATGGCCGTGCAGCACCACGATTGGCTTGTCATCCGCGGATTCAACCACCCGGAAACCCGCGCCGGCCACCAGTTCTTTAAACGACGGCGCACCCACTACGTAGACGGGGTCACCAGGCTGAAGGTACTGTTCCGCGAGCTTCACTGCCGCTTGCGCGGACGTCATCACGTTTTCCGCTGCCACGTCCAATCCAATACCGCGCAATGCACCCGCAACCTCCTCAGGGCCTTTGGAGGCATTGTTAGTGACGTACATCGCTGGCAGCGCCGCCGCGTTAATGGCCTCTACCGCATACGGAATAGGGTTGTGCCCTGCCCATACCGTGCCATCGAGGTCAAGCAGCAGCGCGTCATACTCCGCGACGAGCGAGCTGCGCGACGAAGCCGGGGATGAGTTGCGGGAAGAATCGGGTGCAGTCACGTCAAAACTCCTTCACGAACCTCGCGTCTAGTTCTCGCCGCCGTTGAGTTCGGCAAGGCGCTCGCGCGCATCCGTCGTCTCATCAACGTCGATGTCAGCGGCATGAGCAAACCACTGCGCTGCTTCATCCTTGCGTCCTGCTGCCAACAATGCGTCTGCGTAGGCATAAGAAAGACGCGCATGCGCCAGTCCCGTTGACCGCAACGACGGGTTGAGGCGCTGCAAGGTCACCACGGCCGAATCCGCTTGCCCAAGATCCAACCGCGCGCCGGCCAGGACAATGCCCAACTCAATCTGGGACTCGGGATCAAGATCCGCCGCCTCCGGACTACGCCCGATCTCCAGTGCCTTATCTGGACGACCCAGCCCGCGTTCCGCATCAGCCATTACCGCAAGCAATCCTGGGCCACCGCTGATTCGACGCGCAGCACGCAATTCAGACAGTGCTTCCTTCCACTCCCCCGCTTGATACGCAGCAATACCCGCGGATTCACGCACAACACCAACCCGTCCAGCGCGGTTCTTCGCCGCCCGGGCGTGCTCAAGCGCCAACTGCGGATCGTCCGCCATCAACGTCGCGGCCATAATCATGTGCTTGGCCACACGGTCAGCATTGTCCTTCGATAGAACCTTGAGGTCCTGCAACACCGAGCGGTCAAGATCATTCGGATCGATATCATCCGGCAAATGGGGCTCGTTCTCTTTCTGCGACATCCGCTCTTCACGGTAGCCCTCACGGCGCGGGTTCGAACGATCATGCCTCACCCGGTCGTCGCGCCCTCCATCCCTGCGATTACCGCCCTGGCGAGGACCACCACCGCTGCGTCCGCCATGTCCATTACGGCCGCCGGGGCGTCCGCCGCCTTTACCGTAGTTGCCGCGGGAAGGCCTGCTGTGCTCACTCACGATTAACCACCAATCACTTTCACACCGGCGAAGTTCTTCTTGCCGCGGCGCAGGACAATCCAGGATCCATGAAGAAGATCCTCGGCACCCGGCTCCCAGTCCTCGGCATCGATGCGCTGGTTATTGGCGTACGCTCCGCCCTCTTTCACGGCACGACGGGCAGCACCCTTCGAGTCTGCTAGACCCGATGCAACAAGAAGATCGACGATAGTCCTTGGCGCGCCGGGCTCAATTTCAGCAACCGTGGTTTCGCTGACCGATGCCGCGAGCGTGGCCTCATCCAAATCGGTCAGCTCCGCGCGACCGAACAGCGCCTGGGATGCGAGCTCCACCGCCTTCGTTGCCTCTGGCCCGTGGACTAGGTCCGTCATTTCTTGAGCAAGACGTTTCTGGGCTGTTCGCTTGAACGGCGCTTCCGCGACCACGGTTTCCAGTTCAGCGAGTTCCTCCTTGTTCAGGAACGTGAACCAGCGGAGGTAGCGGATGACATCGGCGTCGGCGGTGTTGACGAAGTACTGGTACCAGCGGTACGGGCTCGTCATGTCCGGGTCGAGCCACAGCGACCCGCCACCGGTGGATTTACCAAACTTCTTACCTTCGGAATCCGTGACCAGCGGCACGGTCAGGGCATGAACGGATGCGCCGTCCGTACGGCGGTTCAAGTCCACACCCGCAACAAGGTTGCCCCACTGGTCGCTTCCACCGATTTGCAGGATGCAGTCATAGTTGCGGCGCAACTGTACGAAGTCATTCGCTTGAAGAAGCATGTAGGAAAACTCCGTGTAGGAGATTCCATCGTTTTCCAAGCGTCGCTTCACCGTGTCACGCGAGAGCATCGTCGACAAAGAGAAGTGCTTGCCAATGTCGCGCAGGAACGTAATGACGGACATGTCGTTGGTCCAGTCAGCGTTGTTGACCAACAACGCTGCGTTGTCACCATCGAAGGACACGAATCGGCTCAACTGGCCGGAGATGCGCTCCGCCCAATCAGCAACCGTATCGGTGGAGTTCATCGAACGCTCACCAACATCGCGTGGATCACCGATCATGCCAGTCGCACCGCCGGCAACGATGATCGGACGGTGACCAGCTTCTTGGAAGCGGCGCAACATCAAAAGCGGCACGAGGTGCCCCGCGTGCAACGACGGACCCGTCGGATCAAAACCCGCGTAGAGAGTGATCGGGGCCTTCGTTGCCTCCGCCAGTGCATCAATATCGGTTGACTGGTTAATCAACCCACGCCACTGAAGTTCATCGATGATGTTCATCGCGTTTCTTATTCACCCTTCTTCTCGTACGGCTGCGCCTCATCAATAAGCAGCACTGGAATTCCGTCATCTATCCGGTAAGCGATGTTCTTCCGCGGGTTCACGAGGAGTTGCTCCTCCGCGTGGTAGTCCAAGGGCCCCTTATCCTGAGGGCACGCGAGGACTTCGAGCAATCGTGGATCAAGCGACGGTGAGTTCGACGTCATGATCGTTCATGCTACCCGTCAGGGGTGACGGCCGTTTTCAGTGCCGTCAGTGGCACCTTGCTGATAACCCGTGTCAAGGCCCGGGAGGTTCCCAAACGTTTCCCGCAACATTCGCGCCTGAGAATCCATCGCGCGCAGGTTGTCGTCCAAGATCCCATCTTTCACCCGCCGCGCCGCACCCGTCAGAGTCTGCAGCGAGTCGGTCACAACGGCCACTGCTTCAGCTGATTGGTACTGCGGGGCGTCGATGTAGGTGTTTACGACTTCCGGCAGATAGATGTCGATGATGTTCCACACCGTCTGCTGGTGTTCCGGGGTGGAATCGATGTGATCCCACTCGCTTAAGACGAAACGCAAGGTTGTGTCCAGCTCATACATGCGGTCCAGGACGGGTTGCGGTGGCGCCGCGCGGCGCAGGTTCTTCGCAACTGCCGTGAGTTTTTCTTCCAACAACACTGGGGCAGGAACGTATCTGCGCGGGGGTTTCGCGCTGGCACTAGAACCTGGGCCGAGAGCTTTCTGCTGGGGCTGCTTCGGTGGCGGCGTGAGCAAGACGCCTGCGCCCCACGCTGCGGCGCCGGCCAGCAAGACCATCGGAGTAGTAATCGGGGCTAGTGCAGCACCGACGAGCGTGACCGCCGATAGCCCCATTCCCACCAGGTTTTTCCTGGAGAAGAAAAAATTCTGGTTACTGGTATCCACGGATCTCCTTGAATGCTTCAGCCAAGTCACCGTTCAATGCGTCGAATACTTTACCACCCGTGAGCTCCGCCAACGCGTTCATTTCGCTCTCACTAGCTTCGCCGTAAAGGATCACAAAGACGGGGATCTTCCTCTTTTCCACGGACAGGTCACGGTACGCCCTTTCGAACGCGTGGTAGTCCATACCGTTGGTCACTTCACCATCAGTCAGAAGCACTATCGACGGGATCCCGGAGTCCGCATCGGTGCGTTCGATGGTCTGCATCAACGTGTCATAGATCGCGGTCTTTCCATCTGGGCGCAGGTCGTTGATGTAGTTGTGCAAAGAGCCCTTGACCTCAGCACTGTTGCGGTCAAACTCCTCTGTCACTGATGGAAGCGGAGTCGTAGAGAAGGCCTGCAAAGTCACCTTCTCATGGTTCCGGAGGCCCACATTTCCGATCGCCGTATTCGCAGTCCCGTCGATTAGGGAATTCATGATCTGCTTCAGCGAGACCATGCGCTCCCCTTCCATGGAGCCAGACGTGTCCATGATGAAGGTCGTGGCACCTGCGGCACGGTACTCATTGTTGTAGGCGTCCAACAGGGAGTTCAGGACATCAAGGTTTGCCGGGAACGGCAACTCAATCACCGTCTGAGAGCTGAGCTCAGCCGGCAAGTTGTCAACGTCCTTAACCGGGCGACGGGACGTGTCCGCAATATCTTGCTGGTGGTCGAGCAACCATTCACTCAGGGCTTGAACCTTTTCCTTCGCACCATCATTCGTCGGCGCAGCTAGGGCTGACAGCGGGTAATCCGCGCTAATCACACCATCAGACGGCACAACCACGGTCATCTTGCGGCCATTTGTCGCACCGTTTTTGTTCATCTCCAACAGCACGGACTCGTAATTGATGATCGCATCGGCTTTATCCGGATCGTCCACGAAGGCCTCAACCAACCAGCCGGAGGAACCAGAGACCATGGTTTGCGCCTGGAACAAATCCGGCAAACGATCCTCCAGCATCGAGATGTCCTGCTGGGACAATGCCTCACCGGTATCGGCCATCGCTGTAGCGACGGATACCAACGCAGAGAAGCCGGAGTTTGATGTGGCCGGGTCAGTCATTCCGAAGGTGAACTTGCCGTCTTTGGCAGCTTGGGCGAACTCATCCCAGGTCGGCTGCTTCTTATCCCACCCGAGCTCGCGCGCCTTGTCGGACCACACGCCGAACGCTACAGGAGATTTAGCAATCTCCGTGCTGCTGGACAATTTATCGCTAGCGCTGAACAGGTCGACATAGCGGTTGGTAGCAAACCACGTCGCATCCACCCCTTCAATGCCGCCGTCCGCGAGCCTGCGTGAGTTCTCGATCGTGCCGCCCGGGAAGGACATGGTGATGTCGAACCCCAGGTCTGACGACGCTTCCTCCATTAAGGGCTCGAGGTCGCGCAGCTCCGTGGCTGCGATGATATCGAGCGACCCTCCCTTAGCACTTGGCTTCGTGTCACTAGAACAGCTCACCAACGCGGCACCCAGTGCGACGGCTACGAGGAGCGCCAGCACCGCCCGGACATTCAGGCTCATGACTTTCACTGCATTCATGTGTCGCGGTTCCCCTTCTTTTTTAATCCTTGGCTTACTCAAGTGGGCCGTCGGGCAGCTTGCCGTAGCGCGCAATGACACCCTCGATGAGCTTTTCTAGGCGGTCAAAGTTCGGCGGATCAACGGAATTCACCAAGTTCGGCGGCGCGGATAGTCCCCGCTTTTCCATTACTTCATCCAGGTAGTTTCCACTCGTCGTCCTAAAACCATGGCGTGCGGCGAGTTTTTGGAGTTCTTCGTCTTCTTCCAGCAGCTTGCCAAAGTTCTTTCCCTCGTCAGAGATTCCAACAAGACCGTGCTTTGCCAACACCGTGGGGTCGAGCTGAACGAGCACCATGTCGTCCTTGATGCGGGATTTGTCTTTCAGCTGCTCCCCGAAGAACTGGGCCTCATACACCATGACCATCGGTGCAGAGCCCATGCCTTGGCTCAAGTAATCAGCGAACGGTCCAGCCGAAGAGGACTCGGTGTAACCCTGTCCAGTGAAGAACGGGGTGATCTGATCGGTCAACCACGCGACGTCATCTGCTTTTTCAGGCTCACGCTGTTGGAACTGCCACGCCAGAATCGACAAGTACATCGCGGCGGAATTCGAGCTCTTGATGTTCGTGGTGGAAATCTGCACTTTGCGTGGCGACGGGAATTCGGACCCAAGGTCGCGCCATCGTTTATTCGACCTGGCTAGGTCGATGTACTTATCCACGTTGAGTATGTAACCGCCATTGGCTTGTTCAACGACTCCTTCGCGCTGCAGGATCTCAACGATCGGCTGGAAGGTTGCCACAGCCATGGGGCTGAAGAACGGGTAGTTGACCGAACTCCCGGACAGGTTATCCCGGATCTTTTGCGCGGCCGGAGCAGACGACGGCAAGGCGAAGTCTTTGTTTTTCAGATCGGCATCATCAGCGATCTCACGCGAGCCTGCGGTGGTGAATTCGACCGTGTATCCGAGTTTGGATAAACGCTTCACCACGTCTGGGTCTTCAAAGAAATCGCGCTTCTCAGACCCGATGACGCCCTTAACTACCGTCTCGCCGCTACCTGAGCGACTAAGTATGTCTTCGCCATCACCGGGCAGAATGCTTCTTCCGAACACGGCCCAAAGCGCCACCACTAACAAGATGACGCCGACGATGATGGAAAGCCCTCTTCCTTTCCTTCCACTCTTCGTGTTGGTACTGCTCTGCGGGGCCTGGTAGCTCATGCAGCCAGTTTAAGGGCGAACGGGCCTTTCTGCCCACGCCCTGTGAGACTGATTGGATTCCACGACGCGCTCGCGTTGTTCGTTCACGCGAACCTGCGCAGTACCACCGCGCGTATCACGGGACGCCACGGCACCTTCGACGGTGAGCACGTCACGTACTTCCGGTGTGAGCCGTGAGTCCACTGATGCCAGCTCCTCATCGGTCAGATCAATGAGATCAACGCCGCGTGATTCCGCAATACGTACGCACGCGCCGGATGCTTCGTGGGCCTCACGGAACGGCACGCCTTGGCGCACCATCCACTCTGCGAGGTCAGTGGCCAAGGTGAACCCAGCCGGAGCCAGTTCCCGCATCCGGTCTTCATGGAACTCAAGAGTTGACACCAGACCGGTCATCGCCGGAAGCACGATGCGCAGCTGCGAAACCGAATCGATGATCGGCTCCTTGTCTTCCTGCAAGTCTCGGTTGTACGCCAACGGCTGTGCCTTGAACGTTGCCAACAGGCCTGTGAGGTTGCCGATCAAGCGGCCGGATTTGCCGCGGGCAAGCTCGGCAACGTCAGGGTTCTTCTTCTGCGGCATGATGGAGGACCCCGTCGACCACGCGTCATCAAGGGTCACGTAACCAAACTCAGGCGTGGACCACGCGATGATTTCTTCAGCCAAACGGGAAACATCAACTGCGATCTGCGCCAGTACGTAGGCTGCCTCCGATACGAAGTCGCGGGAGGATGTGCCGTCGAGAGAGTTGTCGCATGCGGAATCAAAGCCAAGCTCGTCCG
This genomic window contains:
- a CDS encoding vWA domain-containing protein produces the protein MNAVKVMSLNVRAVLALLVAVALGAALVSCSSDTKPSAKGGSLDIIAATELRDLEPLMEEASSDLGFDITMSFPGGTIENSRRLADGGIEGVDATWFATNRYVDLFSASDKLSSSTEIAKSPVAFGVWSDKARELGWDKKQPTWDEFAQAAKDGKFTFGMTDPATSNSGFSALVSVATAMADTGEALSQQDISMLEDRLPDLFQAQTMVSGSSGWLVEAFVDDPDKADAIINYESVLLEMNKNGATNGRKMTVVVPSDGVISADYPLSALAAPTNDGAKEKVQALSEWLLDHQQDIADTSRRPVKDVDNLPAELSSQTVIELPFPANLDVLNSLLDAYNNEYRAAGATTFIMDTSGSMEGERMVSLKQIMNSLIDGTANTAIGNVGLRNHEKVTLQAFSTTPLPSVTEEFDRNSAEVKGSLHNYINDLRPDGKTAIYDTLMQTIERTDADSGIPSIVLLTDGEVTNGMDYHAFERAYRDLSVEKRKIPVFVILYGEASESEMNALAELTGGKVFDALNGDLAEAFKEIRGYQ
- the argH gene encoding argininosuccinate lyase, whose amino-acid sequence is MDQHGTNEGALWGGRFSGGPAEAMFALSVSTHFDWILAPYDVLASKAHAKVLNKAGLLTDDDLGRMLDGLDQLGRDLASDAFGPLPTDEDVHGAMERGLIDIVGPELGGRLRAGRSRNDQVAAMFRMWLRDALRNVALDVCDLVDALATQAAAHPDAIMPGKTHFQAAQPILLAHSLLAHAHPLLRDLQRIEDFDKRAAVSPYGSGALAGSSLPLDPEAIADELGFDSACDNSLDGTSSRDFVSEAAYVLAQIAVDVSRLAEEIIAWSTPEFGYVTLDDAWSTGSSIMPQKKNPDVAELARGKSGRLIGNLTGLLATFKAQPLAYNRDLQEDKEPIIDSVSQLRIVLPAMTGLVSTLEFHEDRMRELAPAGFTLATDLAEWMVRQGVPFREAHEASGACVRIAESRGVDLIDLTDEELASVDSRLTPEVRDVLTVEGAVASRDTRGGTAQVRVNEQRERVVESNQSHRAWAERPVRP